A DNA window from Iodobacter ciconiae contains the following coding sequences:
- a CDS encoding lamin tail domain-containing protein, which produces MNNDHFQQYGARLACLSLSVILVACGGGGGGDTGSPVATSVPTLTPTSVPTTVPTPAPTLPPIPTPTPEPVLDSALLISEVSSNYGSAKGAWLEIYNNGAQDVSLDGVSLRTSLWSNWTSFDLPKTVVIKPGAYFIVAGKSDDAMQSANQIAYVNNLFSVPDWGSSGAVELVKGGVTLDFVRFGNNQAQPLTAGAWEGVSAVSIPSFVWDYGHSLVRLGPLKANTRSAQDWTVVPFSTPGGPNDVPENAVDNDKDGIPDYAEVAGGTFGGIDYYAMGARANQPDIFIQIDHMKSTDLGIIPTKEALQKVVDAFKLNHVAVHFDAGNLYNVKFNPADFNLGGSRLNSRNEVAYQACLGIESLADCASIYDYKNLSMDIRRKQVFHYLLMGNSQELDGKASYSGYAEIAGNDIIVTLGNWGLNADSPEEMNQLINYQASTIMHELGHNLGLKHGGNEDINNKPNYYSVMNYLYQLNGLGSTPKSISGMERYFFAKEANGFDWGSLCKLEGGPCDSRFRIDYSDGSGSFLDENSLNEANLIGRGRLAGVYADWNLDNKQNTVNYALDINDDGNKQVLRDHNDWANLNLAFARVESGNSGASMQRSAKVAINPILNDKQRWSVEAKPSAAFFAAIRRRAR; this is translated from the coding sequence ATGAATAATGATCATTTTCAGCAGTACGGTGCGCGTTTGGCATGCTTAAGTTTGAGCGTCATATTAGTGGCTTGTGGCGGAGGTGGTGGGGGAGATACGGGTAGCCCTGTTGCGACGTCTGTACCTACATTAACTCCCACATCGGTGCCGACGACTGTTCCAACCCCTGCGCCTACTTTACCGCCCATCCCGACACCCACCCCGGAGCCTGTTTTGGATTCAGCATTACTCATCAGCGAAGTATCGAGTAATTATGGTTCTGCTAAAGGCGCTTGGTTAGAGATTTATAATAACGGTGCCCAGGATGTATCTCTCGATGGGGTCAGTTTACGTACCTCGCTTTGGTCAAACTGGACATCGTTTGATTTACCAAAAACAGTCGTGATCAAGCCGGGAGCATATTTTATTGTGGCCGGAAAAAGCGATGATGCCATGCAGAGCGCAAATCAAATCGCTTACGTGAATAATCTGTTCAGCGTGCCTGATTGGGGAAGTAGCGGTGCTGTTGAATTAGTTAAAGGTGGTGTAACGCTTGATTTTGTTCGCTTTGGCAATAACCAGGCTCAGCCGTTGACTGCAGGCGCTTGGGAAGGGGTAAGTGCTGTAAGCATTCCTTCTTTTGTTTGGGACTATGGCCATTCTTTGGTGCGTCTGGGGCCGCTTAAAGCGAATACGCGTAGTGCACAGGATTGGACAGTGGTACCGTTTTCTACCCCGGGTGGCCCTAATGATGTGCCCGAAAATGCCGTAGATAATGATAAGGATGGTATTCCTGATTATGCCGAAGTGGCAGGTGGTACATTTGGGGGGATTGATTATTATGCGATGGGGGCCAGGGCGAATCAGCCAGATATTTTTATCCAAATTGATCATATGAAATCGACAGATTTGGGGATTATTCCAACGAAAGAAGCACTGCAAAAAGTAGTAGATGCTTTTAAATTAAATCATGTTGCGGTGCATTTTGATGCGGGTAATTTATACAATGTAAAATTTAACCCTGCAGACTTTAATCTGGGTGGCAGCCGTTTAAATTCAAGGAATGAAGTAGCTTATCAAGCTTGTTTAGGAATAGAGTCATTAGCAGATTGTGCATCCATTTATGATTATAAAAATCTGAGTATGGATATTCGTCGTAAGCAGGTTTTTCATTACTTATTGATGGGTAATTCACAAGAACTTGATGGCAAAGCGAGTTATTCGGGTTATGCCGAAATTGCGGGCAATGATATTATTGTTACCTTAGGTAATTGGGGTTTGAATGCAGATTCACCAGAGGAAATGAATCAATTAATTAATTATCAGGCAAGCACTATTATGCATGAACTGGGGCATAACCTAGGATTGAAGCATGGTGGTAATGAAGATATTAATAATAAGCCTAACTATTATAGTGTAATGAATTATCTTTACCAGTTAAACGGTTTGGGTTCAACACCAAAATCAATATCGGGTATGGAGCGTTATTTCTTTGCCAAAGAAGCTAATGGTTTTGATTGGGGCTCATTATGTAAGCTTGAAGGTGGCCCATGCGATAGTCGTTTCCGTATTGATTATTCTGATGGTAGTGGTAGTTTCCTTGATGAAAATAGTTTGAATGAGGCTAATCTAATTGGCCGGGGTAGGTTGGCAGGAGTATATGCAGATTGGAATTTAGATAATAAGCAGAACACTGTTAATTATGCTTTAGATATTAACGATGATGGTAACAAGCAGGTTTTGCGTGACCATAATGACTGGGCTAATTTAAACCTGGCTTTTGCCCGGGTGGAGAGTGGTAATAGCGGTGCATCAATGCAAAGGAGTGCAAAAGTGGCGATTAATCCAATTTTGAATGATAAGCAGCGCTGGTCGGTAGAGGCCAAACCTTCTGCTGCCTTCTTTGCTGCGATACGCCGCCGTGCGCGCTAA
- a CDS encoding lamin tail domain-containing protein gives MKATMYVSILLLTVVLTACGGGGAGESTTAVSQSPITVPTLAPLATAVPSFLPSSSPSPSLIPTLVPIPVPSPAPVPESVTAASAGLLISEVSSNDSTNAGAWLEIHNPGSRAVSLSGVSLRTRSGLRSWPFTVSSTPVSFSLPAVTLAAGGYFVVIAKIDDSVSNNSQVAYLSNGEAVPFWDSNGAVELTFAGATLDFIRFGNSSQAPLSSSVWQGLNVAAMPATSYSQSLVRPFPLQANSGSAADWLQVPFATPGGRNDVPATAADSDNDGIPDTAEVAGGTFAGLDLFAMGARVRQRDIFVQVDHMLSSDAGITPRKEALQKVVDIFASRGFSIHFDTGSLYAANFNPALFNLGGGLGGELMQ, from the coding sequence ATGAAAGCAACTATGTATGTGTCTATCTTGTTGCTTACAGTTGTATTAACAGCCTGTGGCGGCGGCGGGGCGGGAGAATCCACAACCGCTGTAAGCCAATCTCCCATTACTGTACCGACCTTAGCGCCACTGGCTACGGCTGTGCCTAGCTTTTTACCTAGCTCCAGCCCTAGCCCCTCTTTGATTCCTACCTTAGTACCTATCCCTGTGCCTAGTCCTGCCCCTGTCCCCGAGTCGGTGACAGCAGCCAGTGCCGGCCTATTAATTAGTGAAGTTTCAAGTAATGATTCGACCAATGCAGGGGCTTGGCTGGAAATCCATAACCCAGGTAGCCGCGCTGTGTCGCTTAGTGGAGTAAGCCTGCGTACCCGTTCTGGTTTACGCTCCTGGCCATTTACGGTGTCCAGTACGCCAGTCAGTTTTAGTCTGCCTGCCGTCACACTGGCAGCCGGGGGCTATTTTGTGGTGATCGCCAAAATCGACGATAGCGTGAGTAATAACAGCCAGGTGGCTTATCTCAGCAATGGTGAGGCAGTGCCTTTTTGGGATTCCAATGGTGCTGTAGAGCTTACTTTTGCAGGGGCAACTTTGGATTTTATCCGCTTTGGCAATAGCAGCCAGGCACCGCTTAGCAGCAGCGTGTGGCAAGGCTTGAATGTAGCTGCCATGCCAGCGACTTCGTATAGTCAGTCTCTTGTCAGGCCTTTTCCACTGCAAGCGAATAGTGGCAGCGCAGCAGACTGGTTGCAGGTTCCTTTTGCCACTCCTGGCGGGCGCAATGATGTGCCCGCTACAGCGGCAGATAGCGATAACGATGGTATTCCAGATACGGCAGAAGTAGCGGGAGGCACATTTGCAGGGCTGGATCTATTTGCGATGGGTGCCAGAGTCAGGCAACGCGATATCTTTGTGCAGGTTGATCATATGCTTTCCAGCGATGCCGGTATCACCCCGCGCAAAGAAGCTTTGCAAAAAGTAGTCGATATATTTGCCAGCCGGGGCTTTAGCATTCATTTTGATACCGGCAGTCTTTATGCTGCAAATTTTAATCCTGCTTTGTTTAATCTGGGCGGCGGGCTTGGGGGGGAGCTAATGCAGTGA
- a CDS encoding zinc-dependent metalloprotease family protein: MSYARCLTLDSKTGCASLYSYKSASLDIRRKTIFHYLLMANSQESDGSAGSSGLAEINGNDSMVTLGSWGLSSRSGSNANLLLNYQASTIMHELGHNFSLEHGGNEPSNYKPNYYSIMNYLYQLPGLGSDPKTNSAAQRYYLNNNALGFSWGNICNIDASPCSTNYKMDYSDGSGISLNESSLLESAIIGRGSNNGSYADWNTNGAQNASVYIKDINQDSSFSILSDYNDWANLYLPFARQNTGNNGVSLLSRRVFLPSHVLSQDRQPAAIEQPPSLGLIQLIGSLKGHAK, encoded by the coding sequence GTGAGCTATGCCAGATGTTTGACTTTAGATAGCAAAACAGGCTGCGCTTCTTTATATAGTTATAAATCAGCAAGTTTGGATATCCGGCGTAAAACGATATTTCACTATTTACTTATGGCTAATTCACAGGAGTCAGATGGCTCTGCCGGATCTTCAGGTTTGGCAGAAATCAATGGCAATGATTCAATGGTGACATTAGGGAGCTGGGGCTTATCCAGTAGATCAGGCAGTAATGCTAATTTGCTGCTTAATTATCAGGCCAGCACCATTATGCATGAGCTAGGCCACAATTTTAGCCTAGAACATGGTGGTAATGAACCCAGTAATTATAAGCCTAATTATTACAGCATAATGAATTACCTCTATCAATTACCGGGGTTGGGGTCTGATCCAAAAACAAATAGTGCAGCACAGCGTTATTATCTTAATAATAATGCACTGGGTTTTAGCTGGGGAAATATATGTAATATTGATGCCAGTCCCTGTAGTACAAATTATAAAATGGATTACTCCGATGGCAGTGGTATTAGTTTAAATGAAAGCAGCTTGCTTGAATCTGCCATTATTGGCCGGGGAAGTAATAATGGATCTTACGCAGACTGGAATACCAATGGTGCACAAAATGCCAGTGTTTATATAAAGGATATTAATCAAGATTCCAGTTTTTCGATATTAAGCGATTATAACGACTGGGCAAATCTCTACCTGCCTTTTGCGCGGCAGAACACAGGCAATAATGGTGTTAGCTTATTATCAAGACGCGTTTTTTTACCCTCTCATGTGCTTAGTCAGGACAGGCAACCGGCCGCAATTGAGCAGCCTCCTTCTTTAGGGCTGATTCAATTGATTGGTAGTCTTAAAGGACACGCAAAGTAA